In Syntrophomonas wolfei subsp. wolfei str. Goettingen G311, a single window of DNA contains:
- a CDS encoding PAS domain-containing sensor histidine kinase — translation MEIAGQGSNVKKEILSRKKKIEEEYGKVLIKLDCCPWREIMAGKTERTEKSKKANTNSEILFYPDDEFRETPGDSLRFMLGAFKHSSQAFLAVNKDASFKAVNQALCNTLGYSRQELRLLNEREDLKAIIPAIIAEYENSGPGIKKNKLNIAGKNGEDLMLKYVVNRSSDGRYYYIFVNDISEQEQTEIRLRESEERYRLIADNAFDLISIIDPRTNCYRYLSPSHHRMLGYSPEELIGKNCFEHMHPDDRARVTKKLEEGSRAGHGRAQYRSAKKDGSYIWLEAIGRIIWNEHGEEEILLVTRDISERKKAEEALKASEESYRYIVDSAADGITVVDCNSYGPKYTNSALERMLGFSSKEYSQVNLFDRVHPEDHERVFKAVKEGERTGYNSAEFRYRKKDGNYIWLDTNGKMLYRDGQAEWLCISRDISSKKQAEEELRYSEERYRIIADSSFLMISTFCPDKMQYIYWNSTVYKMLGLTAEDISGRDLFYWVHPEDHARACSAFQELLENGEGSCECRHRRKDGSYVWIEVQGKLIRNPAGKLEVLFFSRDVSELREARDKLQCQLEEQQELINNLNELFYIYGPDFRLRFVNRKTIECLGYSREEMIGKSIFDFVPAEDLELVKARVLEREHCGEVKTYEHQALCQDGRKVLLRVKGSLIMKGGNLEGVQILAEDITEQRRMEKEMLRLAQLQTVGEMAAGIGHEVRNPMTTVRGFLQLMSQNTELTKYQAYFDTMLEELDRANSIISEFLSLAKNKMVNLHNLNLNDIITQLYPLLLADAMVSDKYILLELGEIPNLLLDDKEMRQLIINLVRNGLEAMEGGQSLEISTRLEAEEVILSIKDQGKGIDKSYWGKLGTPFFTTKDKGTGLGLAICYSIARRHNASIRVDSSNRGTTFEVCFKMELLEGILEFQY, via the coding sequence ATGGAAATTGCTGGGCAGGGGAGTAATGTAAAAAAAGAGATATTAAGCAGGAAAAAGAAAATAGAAGAAGAATATGGTAAGGTACTAATTAAGCTTGATTGCTGTCCATGGAGGGAAATAATGGCGGGTAAAACGGAAAGAACTGAAAAGAGTAAGAAAGCCAATACAAATAGCGAAATCTTATTTTATCCAGATGATGAGTTCCGGGAGACCCCAGGTGATAGCTTACGCTTTATGCTGGGGGCTTTCAAACATTCCAGCCAGGCCTTTTTGGCCGTCAATAAGGATGCTTCCTTTAAGGCGGTAAACCAGGCCCTCTGCAATACTTTGGGATATAGCCGGCAGGAACTAAGGTTGTTAAATGAGCGCGAAGATCTTAAAGCAATTATACCTGCAATTATTGCCGAATATGAGAATTCTGGACCAGGAATAAAGAAAAACAAGCTAAATATTGCTGGCAAAAATGGCGAAGATTTAATGTTAAAATATGTGGTTAACCGCAGCAGTGATGGCCGGTATTATTATATATTTGTGAATGATATCAGTGAGCAGGAACAGACCGAAATAAGATTAAGAGAATCGGAGGAGCGCTATCGTTTGATTGCGGATAATGCTTTTGATCTTATTAGCATAATCGATCCCAGGACGAATTGCTATCGATATCTTAGCCCTTCTCATCATAGGATGCTGGGTTATTCACCTGAAGAACTGATAGGGAAAAACTGCTTTGAACATATGCATCCGGATGACCGGGCTCGGGTAACAAAAAAGCTGGAAGAAGGATCAAGAGCAGGTCATGGCCGGGCACAATACCGCTCAGCAAAAAAAGACGGGTCCTATATTTGGCTGGAAGCGATAGGTAGAATAATTTGGAATGAGCATGGAGAAGAAGAAATACTGCTGGTTACTCGTGATATCAGCGAGCGGAAAAAGGCGGAGGAGGCACTTAAAGCATCGGAAGAAAGCTATCGCTATATAGTGGATTCTGCTGCTGATGGAATAACCGTAGTTGATTGTAACAGCTACGGTCCTAAATACACAAATTCCGCCCTGGAAAGAATGTTGGGTTTTTCCAGCAAAGAGTATAGCCAGGTAAACCTTTTTGATCGGGTTCACCCGGAAGACCACGAAAGAGTCTTTAAGGCAGTAAAGGAAGGGGAAAGAACTGGATATAACAGCGCTGAGTTTCGCTATCGTAAAAAAGACGGGAATTATATCTGGTTGGATACCAATGGCAAAATGCTTTACCGGGACGGCCAGGCCGAATGGCTTTGTATATCCCGCGATATCAGCAGCAAAAAACAGGCCGAGGAGGAGTTAAGGTATTCGGAAGAGAGATACCGCATAATTGCTGATAGCTCCTTCCTGATGATTTCCACGTTTTGTCCTGATAAGATGCAATATATATATTGGAATTCCACGGTTTATAAAATGCTGGGTTTAACTGCAGAAGATATATCGGGACGGGATTTATTTTATTGGGTTCATCCTGAGGACCATGCCCGGGCTTGCTCTGCATTTCAGGAACTCCTGGAAAATGGTGAGGGAAGCTGTGAATGCCGGCATCGAAGGAAGGATGGTTCCTATGTATGGATTGAAGTCCAGGGAAAACTTATAAGAAACCCCGCCGGTAAGCTGGAAGTGTTGTTTTTCAGCCGGGATGTGAGCGAACTCAGAGAGGCCCGGGATAAATTGCAATGCCAGCTTGAGGAGCAGCAGGAGTTGATTAACAACCTGAACGAGCTTTTCTATATCTACGGGCCCGATTTTCGCCTGCGTTTTGTCAACCGTAAAACGATAGAATGCCTGGGTTACAGCCGGGAAGAGATGATAGGCAAGTCGATTTTTGATTTTGTCCCTGCAGAAGACCTGGAATTGGTTAAAGCTCGCGTACTAGAACGCGAACATTGTGGGGAGGTAAAAACCTACGAACACCAGGCTTTATGCCAAGATGGTCGAAAGGTACTGCTGCGGGTAAAAGGTTCCTTAATTATGAAAGGAGGTAATCTTGAAGGGGTACAGATCCTGGCCGAAGATATCACGGAGCAGCGCAGGATGGAGAAAGAGATGCTCAGGCTCGCCCAGTTGCAGACAGTGGGGGAAATGGCTGCGGGGATCGGCCACGAAGTAAGAAATCCCATGACAACAGTAAGGGGCTTCCTGCAGCTAATGTCCCAAAATACAGAATTAACCAAATACCAGGCATATTTTGATACTATGTTGGAAGAACTGGATCGGGCCAATTCAATTATTTCTGAATTTTTGTCCCTGGCCAAGAATAAAATGGTAAACCTTCATAACCTGAACCTGAATGATATCATAACGCAATTGTACCCTTTACTTCTGGCTGATGCCATGGTATCTGATAAGTATATTCTATTGGAATTAGGGGAAATCCCTAATTTATTATTGGATGATAAAGAGATGCGCCAGCTTATTATTAACCTGGTTCGCAATGGGCTGGAAGCCATGGAAGGTGGACAGAGTTTGGAGATTAGTACCCGGCTGGAAGCAGAAGAAGTGATATTATCGATAAAAGATCAGGGCAAGGGAATTGATAAAAGTTACTGGGGAAAGCTGGGCACACCCTTTTTTACTACCAAAGATAAAGGTACGGGCCTGGGCCTGGCTATATGCTATAGCATTGCCCGCCGGCACAATGCCAGCATCAGGGTAGACAGCAGCAACCGGGGCACTACCTTCGAAGTCTGTTTCAAAATGGAACTGCTAGAGGGAATATTGGAATTTCAATATTGA